GCGTTGACCAGGGCGGACTGCTCGCGGACCGGGCGCTCGGAGAAGAACGCGTCCTTGGCCTGCGGGAAGTGCGGGAAGAGCTGCGGGAGCTCCTCGTGGAACTCGTTGTCCGCCGACAGGATCGCGACCAGCGGGGCGGCGGCGGTCTTGGCCTGGTTGCCCTCGGCCATGTGCTTCACGAGGCGCTCGCGGGCCTCGGGGGAGCGGACGAGGGTGATGCGCAGCGGCGTCTGGTTGAACGCGGTGGGGCCGTACTTCACGAGGTCGTAGATCGCCTGGACCTGCTCCTCGGTCACCGGCTCGTCGGCGAACGAGTTGGCGGTGCGGGCCTCGCGGAACAGCAGGTCCTGAGCGGCGGCGTCGAGAACGAGAGACATCGAAAAGCCTTCTTCTGTACGGAGGTGTGGCGCGATGTCATCACCGTAGACCCGAGGTATGTGAACCTTCAACTAAATGGCTCCGGGGGTGACCGGGATCACTCCCCGCGAGCGCCCTCCGCGTCCTCGGTCGCCCCGTCCCGGGCGGCCAGGGCCGAGTCCAGTCGAGCCCGGGCCCCCTCCAGCCAGTGCCGGCACACCGTCGCCAGCTCCTCGCCGCGCTCCCAGAGCGCGAGCGAGTCCTCCAGGGAGGTGCCACCCGCCTCCAGCTTGCGGACGACCTCGATCAGCTCGTCGCGGGCCTGCTCGTAACCCGGCGCCGTCTCGGTTTCAGCCATTCCCGTGCCACCTTATATGTGTAGTACAACGATTTTGTTGCCGGAACGTGTCGACGTCCCCCGGGCTCATCCGGCGTCGGCCACGCCCTCGGCCGGGCCCTCGCCGCCGTCCGGGGTGCCGTCCGGGGCCGCTTCGGCCTCGACCCGTACGTGGAACTCGCCCGCCGCCACCCGCGCGCGCAGCACCTCGTCCGGCGCGACGTCCCGCGGCGAACGCACCACGTGCCCGTCGGCCCGCTGGAGCACCGCGTACCCGCGCTCCAAGGTCGCCGCCGGCGACAGCGCCACCACCCGGGCCCGGGTGTGCGCCAGCTCGGAATCCGCCCGGTCCAGCAGGTGCCCCAGCGTCCGCCGACCGCGCGCCAGCAGCGCCTCCACCTCGGCCTCCCGGGTCTCCACCATCCGCTGCGGATGCACGAACACCGGCCGGGCCAGGGCGTGGGCGAGCCCCCGCTCCTCCCGGTCGAGCAGCCCGCGCACCGCGCGCAGCCCGCGCGCCTGGAGCTGGCTCACGCGCTCCAGCTCCTCCCCGACGTCCGGGACCACCTTCTTCGCCGCGTCCGTGGGCGTCGACGCCCGCAGGTCCGCGACCAGGTCCAGCAGCGGGGAGTCCGGCTCGTGCCCGATCGCCGAGACCACCGGGGTACGGGCGGCCGCGACCGTCCGCACGACCTCCTCGTCGGAGAACGGCAGCAGGTCCTCCACGCTGCCCCCGCCGCGCGCCACGATGATCACGTCGACCTCCGGCAGCGCGTCGAGCTCCTTGACCGCCTCGATCACCTGGGGCACCGCGTGCACCCCCTGCACGGCCACGTTGCGCACCTCGAAACGGACCGCCGGCCAGCGCCGCCGGGCGTTCTCCAACACGTCCCGCTCGGCCGCCGAGGCCCGCCCCACCACCAGCCCGATCAGCTGCGGCAGGAACGGCAACGACTTCTTGCGGTCCGCCGCGAACAGGCCCTCGGAGGCCAACGACCGCTTGAGCTTCTCCAGGCGGGCCAGCAACTCCCCGATGCCGACGGGCCGTATCTCCGTGGCCCGCAGCGACAACTGCCCGCGCGGGGCGTACCACTCCGGCTTGGCCAGGACGACGACCCGCGCGCCCTCCGTCACCGCGTCCGCGACCTCGTCGAACACCTGGCGGAAACAGGTCACGCTGAGCGAGATGTCGTGCGACGGGTCGCGCAGCGTCAGGAAGACCACCCCCGCCCCCGGCCGCCGGGACAACTGGGTGATCTGCCCCTCCACCCACACCTGACCGAGCTTGTCGATCCAGCCCCCGATGAGTCGGGACACCCGACCGACCGGCAGCGGCGCGTCAGCCGACGTATTCAGACCCATGCAGGCAGGCTAACCGCCAGAACCGACACCGTCCCCGGGCCCGGCGACCCGATCCCCGGCGCGTCGGCCCCGCTGGACCACCCACACCCCCAACCCCACCACCAGCCACACGGCACCCACCAGCTGCGCCGCCCGCGAGGCCTCGACGATCACCGCGACGGTCACGGCCGCACCCAGCACCGGGATCACCAGGTGCTTGAACCAGTTCGGCGGCCCCTCCCGCCGCTGCACCACGAACCAGCCCACCACCGACGCGTGCAGCAGCGTGAACGCCACCAGCGCCCCGATGTCCACCACCGACACCAGATGGTCCAGCCCGTCGTCGCGCCGCGCCGCCCACACCGCCGCGACCAGCGTCACCGTCGCCGCCACCAGCAGCGCCGCCCGCGGGGTCCCGCCCCAGGTCCGCGACAGGACGTGCGGGAGCCGCCGCTCCCGGGCCATGGCGAACAGCAGCCGACCCGCCGCCGCCTGCCCGGCCAACGCCGCGAACGCCGCCCCGATCGCCTTGCTCACCGCCACCAGGTCGTGCAACCAGGACCCGACCGCCGACTCCACCGTGTTGTAGAACGCCGGTCCCTGCGCACCCGGATCGGCCGCCAGCTCCGCCGCCGTCATCGGGCTCAGCAGCGCCGCCAGATAGGTCTGCGCGATGAACAGCACCCCCGTCAGCGCCAGACAGAACAGCACCGCCCGCGCCACCTTCGCACTGCCGCCCGTCACCTCCTCCGCGAAGGAGGCGATGGCGTCGAAGCCCAGGTACGACAGCACGGCCACCGACACCGCCCCCAGCACGGCCGCCGTCGAGAAGTCCAGCGAACCGTCCCCCGTCAACGGCGACAGCCAGCCGCGCCGCGCCCCGCCCTCGGCCAGCGCCACCACCGCCGCGACCAGGAACACCAGCAGCACCACGATCTCCATGGCCAGCACCGCGAAACCCACCCGCGCGGCCGCCCGTACGCCCCACAGGTTCAGCAGGGTGGTCACCACCACCGCCAGCGCCGTCCACACCCACCGGGACACCTCCGGCACCAAGGCGTTCATCGCGATGCCGGAGAACAGGTACGCCACCGCGGGGATCAGCAGGTAGTCCAGCATCGCCATCCACCCGGCGATCAGCCCCGGCCCCTCGCCGAGCCCCTTGCGGGCGTACGTGAAGACCGAACCGGCCTGCGGGGCCACCCGGACCATCTGCGCGTACGAGAACGCCGTGAACGCCATCGCGACGGTCGCGCAGAGGTAGACGAGGGCCACCGCGCCGTGCGACTTGGCGTCGAGGGTGCCGAAGATCCCGACCGGGGCCATCGGGGCGATGAACAGCAGCCCGTAGACCACCAGATCGCGAAAGCCGAGGCTGCGCCGCAACGTCGCGGGAGCCTCGGAGGCCGAACCGGAATCCGTCACGGACGCCATCGTTCCTCCGGGGGAGCAGCAGGACAGAGGTTCGACCCAGTTTGTGCCGAACGGGCGACGACCGGCCTGCTGGAGACCCCCGTACGATGGAGCGTATGACTGCTCCCTCCTCTGCTCCCGCTTCCCGCCGCGTCCTGCTCGCCGCCCCGCGCGGATACTGCGCGGGCGTCGACCGAGCCGTGATCGCCGTCGAGAAAGCCCTTGAGCAGTACGGTGCGCCGGTCTACGTACGCCACGAGATCGTCCACAACAAGTACGTCGTCCAGACGCTGGAGAAGAAGGGCGCCATCTTCGTCGAGCGGACGGAGGAGGTCCCCGAGGGCTCCATCGTGATGTTCTCCGCGCACGGCGTGGCACCCGTGGTCCACGAGGAGGCGGCCCGCGGCCGGCTCGCGACGATCGACGCGACCTGCCCGCTGGTCACCAAGGTCCACAAGGAAGCCATCCGCTACGCCAACGACGACTTCGACATCCTCCTCATCGGCCACGAGGGCCACGAGGAGGTCATCGGCACCTCCGGCGAGGCCCCCGACCACATCACCATCGTGGACGGCCCCGACGACGTCGCCAACGTGCGGGTCCGCGACGAGTCGAAGGTCGTCTGGCTCTCCCAGACCACCCTCTCCGTCGACGAGACCATGGAGACGGTCGACGCCCTGAAGACCAAGTTCCCGCTGCTGGTCTCGCCGCCGAGCGACGACATCTGCTACGCCACCTCGAACCGCCAGGCCGCGGTCAAGGTGATGGGCGCCGACTCCGACCTGGTCATCGTCGTCGGCTCCAAGAACTCCTCGAACTCGATCCGCCTCGTCGAGGTGGCCCTGGACGCCGGCGCGCGCGCCGCCCACCTGGTCGACTTCGCGAGCGAGATCGACGAGGCCTGGCTGGAGGGCGTCACCACCGTCGGCCTGACCTCGGGCGCCTCGGTGCCGGAGGTCCTGGTCGAGGAAGTACTGGAGTGGCTGACGCAGCGCGGCTACGCCGACGTGGAGATCGTCAAGACGGCCGAGGAGTCGATCGTCTTCTCGCTGCCCAAGGAACTCCGCCGCGACCTGCGCGCCGAGGCGGCGGGACTCGTCGCGGGGGCGGGCGACACCGAGGCGGGCGCTGCCGGGGCGACGGGTGCGACGGGAACGGCCGGGGCTACGGGTGCGACCGGCGCTACGGGTACGACCGGCGCGACCGAGAAGTAGGCCCTTCGCCGCCGTTTTCTCTACGGTGGTCCCATGCAGATCTTCGGCGTGGACATCGGCGGATCCGGTATCAAGGGCGCTCCCGTGGACCTGGAGCGCGGCGAGTTGGCGCAAGAGCGCCACAAGGAACTGACACCACAGCCGGCCACCCCCGACGGGGTGGCCGACCGTGTCGTCGACGTGGTCCGCCACTTCGACTGGAAGGGCCCGGTGGGAGTCACCTTCCCGGGCGTCGTCACCGGCGGGGTCACCCGTACGGCCGCCAACATGGACAAGGCCTGGATCGGGGTCGACACGGCGGCCCTGCTGTCGGAGCGCCTGGACGGCCAAGCGGTGACCGTCCTGAACGACGCCGACGCGGCCGGGGTCGCGGAGATGACGTACGGCGCCGGCAAAGGGGTCTCCGGCACCGTCATCCTGCTCACCCTGGGCACCGGCATCGGCAGCGCGCTCTTCACGGACGGCCGACTCGTCCCCAACACCGAACTGGGCCACCTGGAACTGCACGGCCACGACGCGGAGAAGCGCGCGTCGGTCAAGGCCAAGGAGGACCACGACCTCACCTGGGAGCGCTGGGCGCACCGGCTCCAGAAGTACCTGGAACACGTGGAGATGCTCTTCTCCCCGGAACTCTTCATCCTCGGGGGCGGCGTCAGCCGCAAGCCGGAGAAGTTCCTGCCCTTGATCGAGGGGATCCGCGCGGAGATCGTGCCGGCGAAGCTCCAGAACAACGCGGGCATCGTCGGAGCGGCGATGGCGGCCCGCGGCCCGTCGGCCTAGGCCTGGCGGCGGGGTCGGGGGGCGGCCGTCAGGTCACGGGCGGGGTGGCTGCGACCACCCGGCCCGGGTGGGCTCAGACCACCCGGCGGGGCATGCGGCGCTTCCCGATCAGCACGGCCTTGCGCACCAGCGCGATCAGGGCCGCGACGACCGTTCCCGCGTACAGCCAGCCGGCGTGCAGGGACAACGCCGACACGATCCCCATCAGCTGCCCGCCGATGCCACCGGAACCCCCGGAGACGGGCCAGACCCCGACCGCGAACGCGATCGGGGCACTGATGGGGGCGGTGATCAGGTCGGCGGGACGCACCCAGAGCGCGGTCGTGGCGGCCACGGGCAGGAAGAGCAGCCCGTAAGCGAACAGCGACGCGTCGAACAGCAGCCAGACGATCCCCGCGACCACCGCCATCGCCACACACGCGAAGAGCCCGCCACCGAGGCCGGTCAGCCGCGGCCGGGGCAGCCGCCGCCGGGCAGGGGCCGGCTTCGTCGGGCGAGCCGCCCCCGGGGTCTGCTGCCTCGGGATCTGCTCCCGCGGGTGACGTACTGAACGCGCCCTGTAGTGCTCCACCCCACCAAACTAGGCGGGGAGGCCCCTGTCCGAGGGCCCGGACACGCGTACAACGAGCGCCACTCATCGGAAAGTAAACTGTCCGACGGCCCATCCCGGGCCGCCGCCCCCTCCAGCTACGGGAAGTCGCCAACGTGTCGCTCACGATCGGAATCGTCGGCCTGCCGAATGTCGGCAAGTCGACCCTGTTCAACGCCCTGACCAAGAACGACGTGCTGGCGGCCAACTACCCGTTCGCCACCATCGAGCCGAACGTCGGCGTCGTCGGTGTCCCGGACCAGCGGCTGGCCGTCCTCGCGGGCATCTTCGGATCGCAGAAGGTCCTCCCGGCCACCGTCGACTTCGTCGACATCGCGGGCATCGTCCGCGGCGCCTCCGAGGGCGAGGGCCTGGGCAACAAGTTCCTCGCGAACATCCGCGAGTCGGACGCGATCTGCCAGGTCATCCGCGCCTTCAAGGACGAGAACGTCGTCCACGTCGACGGCAAGGTCTCGCCCAAGGACGACATCGAGACGATCAACACCGAGCTGATCCTCGCCGACCTCCAGTCCATCGAGAAGGCGGTGCCGCGCCTGACGAAGGAGTCCCGCCTCCAGAAGGAGAAGGTCGCGGTCCTGGCCGCGGTCGAGAAGGCGCAGAAGATCCTCGAAGAGGGCCACACCCTCTTCTCGCAGGGCATCAGCAAGGGCACGGAGCAGGGCGACCTCCTCCACGAACTGCACCTGCTCACCGTCAAGCCCTTCCTCTACGTCTTCAACGTCGACGAGGACGAGCTGACGGACGACGCCTTCAAGGCCGAGCAGAGCGCCCTGGTCGCCCCGGCCGAGGCGATCTTCCTGAACGCCAAGCTGGAGGCCGAGCTGATCGAGCTCGACGACGAGGAAGCCCTCGAACTCCTCCAGTCGGTCGGCCAGGAGGAGCCGGGAATGGCCACGCTGGGCCGCGTCGGCTTCACCACCCTGGGCCTGCAGACCTACCTGACGGCCGGCCCGAAGGAAACCCGCGCCTGGACCATCAAGAAGGGCGCCACCGCCCCCGAGGCCGCCGGCGTCATCCACACCGACTTCCAGCGCGGCTTCATCAAGGCCGAGATCATCTCCTTCGCCGACCTGGTCGACTGCGGCTCGGTGGCCGAGGCCCGCGCCAAGGGCAAGGCCCGCATGGAAGGCAAGGACTACGTCATGCAGGACGGCGACGTGGTGGAGTTCCGCTTCAACGTCTGAGCGGATGAAATAACACCACGTCGCTGACGTGGCAAACATGCAGGTCAGGAGGGGTCGGGCTCTGTTGAGCCCGACCCCTTCGTCGTCACCGTGCTGGATTGGTGCTGGATATTCTGACGCGGGGTCAGCGGCGATCAGGCCTCGTAAACGGTGGACCGGTGTCCGACGTGAACGACCCAGACCACCAATTCCCCGTTGTCGATCGTGTAGACGACGCGGTAGTCGCCGACGCGGAGGCGGCGACGTTCGGGCTGGGACGCGAGTGCGGTGGTGTTGAAGCCGAGAGGGTCGGTTTCCAGCTCGGTCAGCTTGGCCAGGATGCGCAGCGCCACGTCGCGAGGGATCTTCCGGAGCTCGGCCTGCGCCTCGGGCCGGAAGACGGTCCGGTACTCACTCACTGCGCGCCAGCGTCTCCCTCATGATGTCCTCGATCGGGATTCCGGGCGCCGGGTTGGCCATGCGCTCGTCGATGATCCGGTTGATCTCGCGCTCTTCCCACTCCTGATACTTGCGCAGCACGTCGATGGAGACGACGGCGGCGACTTCCTTGCCTCGGCGCGTGATCACCGTGGGCACGTCGTCGCGGTCCGCGCGCTCCACGACCTCGGCCAGGTGTGCGCGCACGTCGCGGATGGACTCTATGGGCATCTGACTCATGCGCCCAAGCGTACAGAGTGTGCCATATGTACACAACGCGGGGGGTGTGCTGGACGTGCTGGATGAACTCGCACCGTGCTGGATCGGTGCTGGATGACCACGTTCAGAACCGCGTTTCTGCAGGTCGGAGCCCTGTGCCGAACGTGTAGGTAGTTTCGTCAGATGCGCACTTCAGAAGGGGCCGGGCTCTGGCGAGTCCGACCCGCGCAACGAGGTCGAGTACCGGTCGTCGGACGCCCCCACCGTGACGCCGGAAGAGGTCACGGCCGACTTGGCGAAGGTGGAGGCGCTCATCGGACTCGCGGAGAAGGCGATCCCGAACATGCCGCGTTACTGAAGCTCTGATCCGCCGGCTCGGCCTCGGGGGTGGGAGCGTCGACCTTGTTTTCCCGTGCTGATTCCGTGCTGGCTTGGCCCGCCCAGAACCGCGTTTCCGCAGGTGAGAGCCCTGCGCTGCACATTCTGCTTCAACGTCTGAGCGGATGAGATAACGGCTCCGTCGATCAGCTCGGTGTGGCGTGGTGCCTCGGGGAGGCGGGCCAGGTCCTCCGCGAACCAGTCCTCCGCGAACCAGCCCTCCGCGAACCAGCCTTCCGCGCGTGGCGGGCGCATCCGGTCGGGCAGTGCGGTCACGGCTTCACATAGCGGCCCGCGGCTCATGCCGGGAGGGCCGATGGTGTCTCCTTCTGCTGATCGAGGAGGTCGACGATGGTCGTGGGGCGGCCGGGGTCGGGGTGGCTGGGTGTCACAGGGCTCGGGTCGAGGCGATCGTGAAGGTGGTCGGGGTGCCGTGGCCCGGGTTCATGGGGCCGCCCTGGTCGAACTGGGAGCGGACGATCAGGGTGCGGCCGGCCGTACGGGTCAGGGTCGTGGGGATCTGGAGGCCCGGGTCCGTCAGGGTGCGGGTCAGGCGGGCACGGGTGCCGTCGGGGGTGAGCTGCCAGCGGGTCAGGGTGTTGGTGGTGTTGTGGGCCACGCGCAGGACGCCGCCGGGGGAGAGGTGCAGGCCGTCGGCGGCCTTGAGGTCGCCGCCGCTGAGGGCGACGCGGGAGAGGGCGCCCGTGCGCAGGTCGATGCGGTGGAGGTCGCCCGCGGTCATGTCGACGGTGAGCAGGTAGCGGCCGGCCGGGTCCGCGACGATGCCGTTGAGGGAGAAGCTGCCGGCCGGTGACGGGGTCAGCCGGTCGCTCAGGTCGTACGCCGCTTCCAATGGGCCGGAGCCGGTGGCCAGTTGGGCGGGCGTGACGCGGTAGACGACGGCGCGGACGCTGTCGCTCAGGTAGGCCGTGCCGTCCGGGGTGACGGTCAGGTCGTTGACGAAGGACGGTTCGCCGCCGGTGACCTCGAAGTGGGCGAGGCGGGTGCCGGTGCGGGTGTCGTACACCGCCACGCCCGTGGTGGAGTCGGTGACCCACAGGCGGCCCCGGTCGTCGACGAAGAGGCCGTTCGCGGTGTCGCGGCCGTCGGTGCCCGCGGGCAGGAAGACCTCGGCGGTGCGGTGGCCGGGGCGGGTGCGGTAGACGGTGCCGTCGGCGTACGAGCCGACGTAGACCGTGCCCGTGCGGGCGTCCGCCGCGATGCCCTCCGGGTAGATCTTGGCGCCCGGGAGGGAGAAGGCGGTGGAGACGCGGGTGTCCGAGGCCTGGGCGGGCGCGGTGCCCAGGGCGAGAACGCCGGCGAGGGCAGCGGTCAGGGGCAGGGTCAGGAGCTTGGTGGCAGGTGCGAGCTTCATCGTCGGTTTCCCGTTCTCGGCATCAGTCGGCATCAGTGGGCGTCAGTGGGCATCGGTCATCGGGCAAGGGGCGTGGCGCGCGGGCATGGCTGATCGGATGCATGGCATCGTGAGGGGGCATTCGATCAGGTGAGTGCGAATCTATGTTAGAGGTCTAATGATTGGCAAGGGTCGTAGGATGCCGGAATGACTTCCATGCCCGCCGAGGAGCGCATCGGTTCTCACCTCAAGCGCGCCGAGCAGGCCCTCCTCGCGGCGAAGAACACCGCGTGCAAGCCGGCGGCGGTGACGGTTCCGCAGTACGCCGCCCTGCTCTGGCTCGCCGAGAAGCCCGGTATCTCCGCCGCGGCGCTCTCCCGGCTGTGCGGAGTCACCCCGCCGACGATGAACACCGTCCTGAAGAACCTCCAGGAGCGCGGCCTCGTCGAGCGGACCGCGCATGAATGGCACGGCAACGTCCTGGAGACGCGGCTCACGATCGAGGGGCGGGCCGTGATGGAGCTGGCCGACGCGGGTGCGGTACGGGTGGAGCGGGCGCTGGCCGCGGAGTTCACGGATGAGGAGCGCGAGCGGCTCGTCGAGCTGCTGGGCCGGTGTACACGGGTGCTCGGCACCCTGAAGTGAGTGAGGGCGACCCGGGGCGCACCCCGGTCCCCGCCTGCTGACCCCGTGCTCCCGCGGTGAGATCCGTGTCATGTTTTTGTCTGGTTTGGAACTCCCGGCAGTTCTCGTGCATCAGGACTGAAGGGATGCCCAGCCGTTCTGTCCCGCTGGGGCAGCCATGACCGTTCGGAGCGAAGTTCGTGCACCAGTACCCGCAGCGCCCGCGGCCTGATGACCAGCCGTACGATCCCGATCGGTCGTACCACGGTCCGGACCGGTCGTACGGTCCGGACCGGTCGTACCAGCCGCCCGAGGGGGATCGGCCGTCGCCCGAGCCGCGCGGGCCCAGGCGTTCCCGGCGCGCCCTGTGGGTCGGCGTGCCCCTGGTGCTCGTGGTGGTGCTCGGCGCCGGCGGGTTCGCCGCCTGGAAGAACGAGTGGTTCTCCGGCAACGGGGAGAGCGTGAGCTTCGGCAAGGACGTCCCGGCGGCGGTGGGGTCCGACGACCCGAAGCCGGGCGGTTCCTCCCCGGCGGCGCCGGCGCCGCCGACCGGTGATCCGGACGTGTCGCTGCCCGTCGGACCGAAGTCCGACTTCAAGCAGACCGCCAAGCTCGACGACGGCACGATCATCGCCAAGACCCGCCTCGCCGGCGCCAAGTCCGGCTTCGAGGGGGACGTCTGGGTGTGGACGCCGAAGGAGTACGGCGAGAAGGAGTACGAGAAGAGCGCCTTCCCGGTGCTCATCGCGCTCCCCGGGGGCAACGGCTTCCCGGCGAACTACTGGGCCGACCGCAGCCTGGGTCTGCAGAAGGCCGTCAGTGAGGGCGTCCGCGCCGGCACCAGCCTGCCGTTCATCCTGGTCATGCCCGTACTCAACCCGGACAACAAGTACTACTACGACGGCGCGGACATCCCGGGCCGGCCCAAGATGGGCACGTGGCTCGCCGAGGACATACCGGACTTCGCCCGCGCCAACTTCCGTACGTACAAATCCCGCGACGGCTGGGCCTTCATGGGCTCCTCCTCCGGCGCCTTCGTCGGGATGAAGCAGGTCCTCCAGCACCCGGACAGGTTCAAAGCCGTGATCGCCAGTGGTGGCGAGATCGTTCCCGACTCCCCGCTCTGGAAGGGTCACCAGGCGGAGATGGACGCGAACGATCCCGAGAAGCTCGCCAAGAAGCTGATCGACGCCAACGGTCCGGAGGTCTACATCAACTTTCAGGTCGGGACGAAGGAGACGGGCAAGGACCGGATGCTCCAGTTCCAGCGGGAGTACGGCAAGGGTCCCGTCAAGATCACCATCCGGGACATACAGAACGGCGAGCACAACGGCTGGCACTACGTGCGCGGCATGAAGGAAGGCTCGCTGGAATGGATCAGCAAGGTGTTGAAGGGCCCGAAGCCGGAAGCCGGGTGACCCACCCCGAGACCCCCCTGACAGGCCCCGACCCCGACAGGTCCCCCGACGGGCCCCGACCCCGACAGACCACGGCCCCGACAGAGCCCGCCCCGCGCCCGAGCGGTCCGCACACCGGTCCGGGTGGCGCGCGCCACGTCGCCCCGCTCCCAGGCAACCCATCACGTCGTTCACAACTCTGACAGGTGTGCACAGGGGGGACCTGTCGGTCCGACCCGCGCTCGGTGCGAGCGCAGGAGAAGGAACGGGAAAAGAAGTCGTGCTGCAAGAACAACAACGTGACGCCGACCATGCGACCGATGGACGGCATCTCGCGACCGACGGACGACGTCGCCCAAGGAGGCGCCCGGCCCTGATCGGCGGAGCCCTCGCCGTGGCCCTCGCGGGGGGCGGCGCGGCGGCCTACGCGTTCGGCGTCTTCTCGGACATAGGGGATCCGGTGTCCTTCGGCGCGTCCCACGAGCCGGCCGCGGCCACCGGGGACGTCACACCGGGCGTGCGCATGCCCACCGGTCCGAAGGCCTCGTTCGTCCGTAGCTCCCGGCTGCCGGACGGCACCCAGATCGCCCAGACGACCATCACCGGCGCGAAGTCGGGATTCAAGGGCGACGTGTGGGTGTGGGCGCCGAAGGAGTACGACGACCCGCGGTACGCCAAGAGCGCCTTCCCGGTCCTGATCTCGCTCCCCGGGGGTCGCGGCTACCCCAAGAACTACTGGGGGACGGGTCCCGGCCTCGGTCTGCAGCAGGCCGTGAGCAACGGGGTGAAGACCGGTACCAGCCTGCCCTTCATCCTCGTCATGCCGGTGATCAACGCGGACACCAAGCACCACTTCGACGGCTCGGACATTCCCGGCCAGCCGAAGATGGGCACCTGGATGGCCGAGGACATCCCCGCTTTCACCCGGGCCAATTTCCGCACCTTCGACTCGCGTGACGGCTGGGCCTTCATGGGCTCCTCCTCCGGCGGCTTCGGTGCCCTCAAGCACGTCCTGAAGTTCCCCCACCGCTTCAAGGCGGTCATCGCCAGCGGAGTGGACATGGTCCCCGATTCCCCGCTGTGGAAGGGGAACAGGCAGGCCATGGACGCGAACAACCCGGAGAGGCTGGCCGCGAAGTTGATCAAGGAGGGTGGCCCGGACGTATACGTCAACTTCCAGATCGGCACCAAGGAGAGCGGTCGCGCTCTCGCCGAGAAGTTCATGAAGAGCTACGGGAAGGGCCCCGTGCACACCCGCCTCCAGGTGATCCAGGATGGTGAGCACAACGGAAAGTCGTACGTACGCGGCATGAAGGAGGGCTCCCTCGCGTGGATCAGCAAGGTGATGGCCGCGCCGACCCCGACCAGCGTGGGCGCGCCCGAGGCGAGATGAGCACGAGGGCGAAGGGCGTGTCCGCGGCCGCGGCCGCCGGGATCGCCGCGGTGTTCGCCGCCGTGTTCGCCCTCGGATTCC
This region of Streptomyces sp. NBC_00513 genomic DNA includes:
- a CDS encoding exodeoxyribonuclease VII small subunit, with translation MAETETAPGYEQARDELIEVVRKLEAGGTSLEDSLALWERGEELATVCRHWLEGARARLDSALAARDGATEDAEGARGE
- the ppgK gene encoding polyphosphate--glucose phosphotransferase, which encodes MQIFGVDIGGSGIKGAPVDLERGELAQERHKELTPQPATPDGVADRVVDVVRHFDWKGPVGVTFPGVVTGGVTRTAANMDKAWIGVDTAALLSERLDGQAVTVLNDADAAGVAEMTYGAGKGVSGTVILLTLGTGIGSALFTDGRLVPNTELGHLELHGHDAEKRASVKAKEDHDLTWERWAHRLQKYLEHVEMLFSPELFILGGGVSRKPEKFLPLIEGIRAEIVPAKLQNNAGIVGAAMAARGPSA
- the xseA gene encoding exodeoxyribonuclease VII large subunit, producing MGLNTSADAPLPVGRVSRLIGGWIDKLGQVWVEGQITQLSRRPGAGVVFLTLRDPSHDISLSVTCFRQVFDEVADAVTEGARVVVLAKPEWYAPRGQLSLRATEIRPVGIGELLARLEKLKRSLASEGLFAADRKKSLPFLPQLIGLVVGRASAAERDVLENARRRWPAVRFEVRNVAVQGVHAVPQVIEAVKELDALPEVDVIIVARGGGSVEDLLPFSDEEVVRTVAAARTPVVSAIGHEPDSPLLDLVADLRASTPTDAAKKVVPDVGEELERVSQLQARGLRAVRGLLDREERGLAHALARPVFVHPQRMVETREAEVEALLARGRRTLGHLLDRADSELAHTRARVVALSPAATLERGYAVLQRADGHVVRSPRDVAPDEVLRARVAAGEFHVRVEAEAAPDGTPDGGEGPAEGVADAG
- the ychF gene encoding redox-regulated ATPase YchF, which translates into the protein MSLTIGIVGLPNVGKSTLFNALTKNDVLAANYPFATIEPNVGVVGVPDQRLAVLAGIFGSQKVLPATVDFVDIAGIVRGASEGEGLGNKFLANIRESDAICQVIRAFKDENVVHVDGKVSPKDDIETINTELILADLQSIEKAVPRLTKESRLQKEKVAVLAAVEKAQKILEEGHTLFSQGISKGTEQGDLLHELHLLTVKPFLYVFNVDEDELTDDAFKAEQSALVAPAEAIFLNAKLEAELIELDDEEALELLQSVGQEEPGMATLGRVGFTTLGLQTYLTAGPKETRAWTIKKGATAPEAAGVIHTDFQRGFIKAEIISFADLVDCGSVAEARAKGKARMEGKDYVMQDGDVVEFRFNV
- a CDS encoding 4-hydroxy-3-methylbut-2-enyl diphosphate reductase — its product is MTAPSSAPASRRVLLAAPRGYCAGVDRAVIAVEKALEQYGAPVYVRHEIVHNKYVVQTLEKKGAIFVERTEEVPEGSIVMFSAHGVAPVVHEEAARGRLATIDATCPLVTKVHKEAIRYANDDFDILLIGHEGHEEVIGTSGEAPDHITIVDGPDDVANVRVRDESKVVWLSQTTLSVDETMETVDALKTKFPLLVSPPSDDICYATSNRQAAVKVMGADSDLVIVVGSKNSSNSIRLVEVALDAGARAAHLVDFASEIDEAWLEGVTTVGLTSGASVPEVLVEEVLEWLTQRGYADVEIVKTAEESIVFSLPKELRRDLRAEAAGLVAGAGDTEAGAAGATGATGTAGATGATGATGTTGATEK
- a CDS encoding DUF6542 domain-containing protein, yielding MEHYRARSVRHPREQIPRQQTPGAARPTKPAPARRRLPRPRLTGLGGGLFACVAMAVVAGIVWLLFDASLFAYGLLFLPVAATTALWVRPADLITAPISAPIAFAVGVWPVSGGSGGIGGQLMGIVSALSLHAGWLYAGTVVAALIALVRKAVLIGKRRMPRRVV
- a CDS encoding type II toxin-antitoxin system RelE/ParE family toxin, with translation MSEYRTVFRPEAQAELRKIPRDVALRILAKLTELETDPLGFNTTALASQPERRRLRVGDYRVVYTIDNGELVVWVVHVGHRSTVYEA
- a CDS encoding malonic semialdehyde reductase, giving the protein MSLVLDAAAQDLLFREARTANSFADEPVTEEQVQAIYDLVKYGPTAFNQTPLRITLVRSPEARERLVKHMAEGNQAKTAAAPLVAILSADNEFHEELPQLFPHFPQAKDAFFSERPVREQSALVNASLQAGYFILGVRAAGLAAGPMTGLDFAGVQKEFLDADHTPLMVVNIGKPGEPAAFGRSPRLEFDQVVTTV
- a CDS encoding APC family permease, with the protein product MASVTDSGSASEAPATLRRSLGFRDLVVYGLLFIAPMAPVGIFGTLDAKSHGAVALVYLCATVAMAFTAFSYAQMVRVAPQAGSVFTYARKGLGEGPGLIAGWMAMLDYLLIPAVAYLFSGIAMNALVPEVSRWVWTALAVVVTTLLNLWGVRAAARVGFAVLAMEIVVLLVFLVAAVVALAEGGARRGWLSPLTGDGSLDFSTAAVLGAVSVAVLSYLGFDAIASFAEEVTGGSAKVARAVLFCLALTGVLFIAQTYLAALLSPMTAAELAADPGAQGPAFYNTVESAVGSWLHDLVAVSKAIGAAFAALAGQAAAGRLLFAMARERRLPHVLSRTWGGTPRAALLVAATVTLVAAVWAARRDDGLDHLVSVVDIGALVAFTLLHASVVGWFVVQRREGPPNWFKHLVIPVLGAAVTVAVIVEASRAAQLVGAVWLVVGLGVWVVQRGRRAGDRVAGPGDGVGSGG